The Amaranthus tricolor cultivar Red isolate AtriRed21 chromosome 6, ASM2621246v1, whole genome shotgun sequence genome has a segment encoding these proteins:
- the LOC130815646 gene encoding uncharacterized protein LOC130815646: MAKTRGSSTSKSGHQRGRSIPVDIPSTSNLHLNSNTRKRRAEETDNVQQRSVRLRSTFQTKSRPSQLIKLMKGFTEKQKISVREIGFGGLLDLMLCRNPSAMLGWLVDCFDPGSCMFSIDSFKCFPISEYDVYDVFCLPLNPNNDVDIVSRCANKYNPDFPLK; encoded by the exons atGGCAAAAACAAGAGGTTCGTCAACTTCGAAGTCAGGTCATCAACGAGGTCGCAGTATTCCAGTTGATATTCCCTCCACTTCTAATTTACATTTGAATTCCAACACAAGAAAGAGAAGAGCTGAGGAAACTGACAATGTACAACAAAGGTCTGTAAG GTTGAGATCTACATTCCAGACAAAAAGTAGAccttctcaattgatcaaattgaTGAAGGGATTCACTGAGAAACAAAAAATCTCAGTGAGAGAGATTGGTTTTGGTGGCCTTCTTGATTTAATGTTATGTAGAAATCCATCTGCAATGCTTGGTTGGCTTGTAGATTGTTTTGATCCCGGTAGTTGTATGTTTTCGATAGACTCTTTCAAGTGCTTTCCCATTTCTGAATATGATGTATATGATGTTTTTTGTCTACCTCTGAACCCAAACAATGATGTAGATATAGTTTCAAGGTGTGCGAACAAGTATAATCCTGATTTTCCCTTGAAATAA
- the LOC130815645 gene encoding protein FAR1-RELATED SEQUENCE 5-like — protein MEDLQKVLNVEDSPKTSNNEKELSEGTQTPRTITQVTPNGSTLWIPHCEFDKKPFVGMAFENLEKALDFYGKYAEICGFDIRSSTTYKKKGIVFLKYFVCSREGIIKPNPKKSADVVARYKRSTKRIGCKARLILKYDIAKRTYHVLKFEEAHNHCLVSPTSRQFLLGNRKMTLLHKNFISKNARVNIGPVKSFRLFKENVGSYENVGVTMQDFKNFHRDLKAYIKGDDGKMLIENFIRKRDIYTGFYFDYALDEEDHISRLFWADAISRKNYCLFGEMVTFDCTYNTNKYSMVLAPFTGVDHHKSCITFGIGLLAKEDSESFEWLFRTFLHCMGECMPTYLITDQDPAMKIAIKNVFPHTIHKLCMWHIMSKVTDKVGPELNKNEDFLKELNGCVWNIDQEEDEFEEKWEGIMTKYNLQTDKWFTSIFSIRDQWIPAYFRDIPLRGILRTTSRSESVNSFFNHFSNPHMTLVEFYMSYESAMDAQRYKQDKLNAESLHTNPQYKTPLPIEKHAGEVYTRKNFFLFQNEVYKSCFKTYIQSIEKNESVESITVLDSTVSKMYKVNFILGSSIDELKVDCDCKLFKRIGILCSHAICVMSARQITQIPKQYVLDRWTKLALKKPIFDLHGNLIEESKKCNNVGKLLGEVWCEIFNCVGLAQRSESDLQSLLQNLKDISRKLEESDDVRVDITKEQQIELLVGTSSSSTMEIQNPIQSKNKGKSRNCPSTKDTPLKLLSSVHLTGYAHGCSAGFIASSLLVDAQGLGTSAVTAILGFLHAAKFAH, from the exons ATGGAAGATTTACAAAAAGTGCTAAATGTGGAAGATTCACCAAAAACTtccaacaatgaaaaagaattgtcagaag GGACTCAAACTCCAAGAACTATTACACAAGTTACCCCAAATGGTTCAACCCTGTGGATTCCTCATTGTGAGTTTGATAAAAAGCCATTTGTTGGTATGGCTTTTGAAAACTTAGAGAAAGCCTTAGATTTTTATGGTAAATATGCTGAAATTTGCGGTTTTGATATACGTTCATCTACTACCTACAAAAAAAAgggtattgtttttttaaaatattttgtttgtagTAGGGAGGGTATCATAAAACCTAACCCTAAGAAAAGTGCAGATGTTGTTGCACGTTATAAGAGATCAACCAAAAGAATTGGTTGTAAAGCTagattgattttgaaatatgaCATAGCGAAGAGAACATACCATGTTTTAAAATTCGAAGAGGCGCACAATCATTGTCTAGTTAGCCCTACATCGCGTCAATTTTTATTGGGTAATAGGAAAATGACTTTgttgcacaaaaatttcatatctAAGAATGCACGGGTTAATATAGGACCGGTCAAATCCTTTAGATTGTTTAAGGAAAATGTCGGGAGTTATGAGAATGTGGGAGTGACAATgcaagattttaagaatttccaTAGGGATTTGAAAGCATATATCAAAGGAGATGATGGGAAGATGTTGATCGAGAATTTTATCAGAAAAAGAGATATTTACACggggttttattttgattatgctttagATGAGGAGGACCACATATCACGTTTattttgggccgatgcgataagtagaaagaattattgtttatttggagAAATGGTTACTTTTGATTGTACTTATAACACCAATAAGTATAGCATGGTTTTAGCCCCTTTTACCGGAGTAGATCATCATAAGTCTTGTATTACATTTGGTATAGGTTTATTAGCTAAGGAAGATAGTGAATCTTTTGAGTGGTTATTTAGAACTTTTTTACATTGTATGGGGGAGTGTATGCCAACATATTTGATAACTGATCAAGACCCTGCAATGAAAATTgcgattaaaaatgtatttccacACACAATACACAAACTTTGCATGTGGCACATCATGAGTAAAGTGACTGATAAAGTTGGACCGGAATTGAACAAAAATGAagattttttgaaagaattaaatgggtgtgtgtggaatattgatcaagaagaagatgaatttgaagaaaaatgggAGGGAATTATGACCAAATACAATCTTCAAACAGATAAATGGTTTACTAGTATATTTAGTATACGAGATCAATGGATACCCGCATATTTTAGGGATATCCCATTGAGGGGGATTTTGAGAACTACATCCCGATCGGAAAGTGTTAATAGTTTCTTCAACCACTTTTCAAACCCTCACAtgacacttgttgaattttatatgaGTTATGAAAGTGCAATGGATGCACAGAGGTACAAACAAGATAAGCTCAATGCTGAATCACTTCACACAAACCCACAATATAAAACACCATTGCCGATTGAAAAACATGCCGGTGAAGTCTATACTagaaaaaatttttttctttttcaaaatgaagtTTATAAGTCTTGTTTCAAAACTTATATTCAAAGTATTGAAAAGAATGAAAGTGTGGAAAGTATAACTGTTTTGGACTCAACGGTAAGTAAGATGTACAAGGTGAATTTTATACTGGGAAGTTCGATTGACGAGTTGAAGGTAGATTGTGATTGCAAGTTATTTAAACGGATAGGAATATTATGTTCCCATGCGATTTGTGTTATGAGTGCAAGACAAATAACACaaataccaaagcaatatgttttaGATCGTTGGACGAAGCTAGCATTAAAGAAGCCTATTTTTGATTTGCATGGGAATCTGATTGAAGAGAGCAAAAAGTGTAACAACGTGGGGAAGTTGTTGGGGGAAGTTTGGTGTGAAATATTCAATTGTGTAGGTTTAGCTCAACGGAGTGAGAGTGATTTACAATCACTTTTACAAAACCTAAAAGATATTAGTAGAAAATTGGAGGAAAGTGATGATGTGAGGGTGGACATTACTAAAGAGCAACAAATCGAATTGTTAGTAGGCACAAGTTCATCTTCGACAATGGAAATACAAAACCCAATCCAATCaaagaacaaaggaaaaag TCGAAATTGCCCATCAACAAAAGATACCCCACTTaag ctactgtcttctgtaCATTTGACTGGTTATGCACACGGATGTTCTGCTGGATTCATAGCATCCTCCTTACTAGTGGATGCACAAGGTTTAGGAACATCAGCTGTTACTGCAATTTTAGGATTCCTACATGCTGCTAAATTTGCCCATTAA